The following are encoded in a window of Nakamurella sp. A5-74 genomic DNA:
- a CDS encoding chromosome partitioning protein — MSDGVLTAGGGHQWENELVGALSAPGSQLTVVRRCVDVAEVLAVAGTGQAAAVVLAADLRQLTSDVIQRLRSSGVAVIGVHPGDDPAGRQRLERIGVSMLVADDLGAEAVADAIRTAVAEFGSSDQGSSVSLADPRSALGANSSRASAMDATGPVELSAPTPRPPGRVIAVWGPTGAPGRTTIALNLAAELADQGMLTMLVDADTYGGVVSSALGLLDESPGLAGACRLAANGRLDATQLAALCWQVGPIRVLSGVARADRWPEVRPSAIPVVLTLARQQAEVVVVDCGFAVETDEEISYDTAAPRRNGATLAVLEEADLVLAVGSCDPPGMERLVRGLAELQLVLPGVFPRVVLNRQRGSAAGVQESVGAVSRFTGSEVMAVIPEDREATDRAWRDGLPLSQAAPASRTRTAIAQLARALSPQAPSGTVESTARRSGGQRGARSR, encoded by the coding sequence ATGTCGGACGGTGTGCTGACCGCCGGTGGCGGCCACCAGTGGGAGAACGAATTGGTCGGCGCACTGTCGGCACCGGGCTCCCAGCTGACGGTGGTCCGTCGGTGCGTCGACGTCGCCGAGGTGCTCGCCGTGGCCGGCACCGGGCAGGCGGCCGCGGTCGTGCTGGCCGCCGACCTGCGGCAGCTGACCAGCGATGTCATCCAGCGGTTGCGTTCCTCCGGGGTTGCGGTGATCGGTGTCCACCCGGGTGATGATCCGGCCGGCAGACAGCGGTTGGAGCGCATCGGGGTGTCGATGCTGGTGGCCGACGATCTCGGCGCCGAGGCTGTCGCCGACGCGATCCGGACGGCGGTGGCGGAGTTCGGTTCGAGCGACCAGGGCAGCAGTGTGTCGTTGGCCGACCCGAGATCGGCACTCGGCGCGAACTCGTCGCGTGCGTCGGCGATGGATGCGACCGGCCCCGTCGAACTGTCGGCGCCGACTCCGCGGCCGCCGGGTCGGGTGATCGCCGTCTGGGGACCCACCGGCGCTCCGGGGCGCACGACCATCGCCCTCAACCTGGCCGCCGAGCTGGCCGACCAGGGAATGCTCACGATGCTCGTCGACGCCGACACCTACGGGGGTGTGGTGTCCAGCGCGCTGGGACTGCTGGACGAGTCGCCCGGTCTGGCCGGCGCGTGTCGGCTGGCGGCGAACGGCCGCCTGGACGCGACCCAGCTCGCGGCGCTGTGCTGGCAGGTCGGTCCCATCCGGGTCCTGAGCGGGGTGGCGCGGGCAGATCGCTGGCCCGAGGTGCGGCCGTCGGCGATCCCGGTGGTCCTGACCCTGGCGCGACAGCAGGCCGAGGTCGTGGTTGTCGACTGCGGCTTCGCCGTCGAGACCGACGAGGAGATCTCCTACGACACGGCGGCGCCGCGCCGCAATGGGGCGACGCTGGCTGTGCTCGAGGAGGCGGACCTGGTGCTCGCGGTCGGTTCGTGCGATCCGCCCGGAATGGAACGCCTGGTCCGTGGGCTCGCCGAATTGCAGTTGGTACTGCCTGGGGTGTTCCCGAGGGTCGTGCTCAACCGGCAACGAGGTTCCGCTGCCGGAGTGCAGGAATCCGTCGGCGCGGTCTCCCGTTTCACCGGCAGCGAGGTGATGGCGGTGATCCCCGAGGACAGGGAGGCGACGGACCGGGCCTGGCGCGACGGGCTTCCGTTGTCGCAGGCCGCCCCCGCGTCGCGGACCAGGACGGCGATCGCGCAGCTTGCCAGGGCCCTCTCGCCGCAAGCACCGTCCGGCACGGTCGAGTCCACTGCGCGACGCTCAGGTGGGCAGCGGGGTGCCCGCAGCCGGTGA
- a CDS encoding SAF domain-containing protein: MSRPKWLNTRVVLGVLVVVGAVVLGSRVVGAQRQLSTVWATTTDLQAGTMLTGADLAEIEVNLDDTAGRYFGSSAAIVGKQLTRALGAGEIVPVAAVGDPVADTRLLALTVAGDQMLPGLTRGSVIDVYLVQGSGADLTTKPAAADLTVQEVTAPSSGGLSGAGSSGYQVVVRLPTKRAQELVTQLSTGTLKILLHPAG; the protein is encoded by the coding sequence ATGAGCAGGCCGAAGTGGCTGAACACCAGGGTCGTGCTCGGGGTGCTGGTGGTCGTCGGCGCGGTCGTCCTGGGGTCCAGGGTGGTCGGCGCCCAACGTCAGCTGTCGACGGTCTGGGCGACCACGACCGACCTGCAGGCCGGCACCATGCTGACCGGCGCCGACCTGGCCGAGATCGAGGTCAACCTCGACGACACCGCCGGGCGCTACTTCGGCTCCAGCGCTGCGATCGTCGGCAAGCAGTTGACCAGGGCGCTCGGGGCGGGGGAGATCGTGCCGGTGGCCGCGGTCGGCGATCCGGTGGCCGACACCCGGTTGCTCGCGCTCACGGTGGCCGGCGACCAGATGCTGCCAGGCCTGACGCGCGGATCGGTGATCGACGTCTATCTGGTGCAAGGTTCGGGCGCCGATCTCACCACGAAGCCGGCAGCCGCGGACCTCACCGTCCAGGAGGTCACCGCGCCGTCCAGCGGGGGTCTGTCCGGCGCCGGCAGCAGCGGCTACCAGGTGGTTGTCCGGTTGCCGACGAAGAGGGCACAGGAGCTGGTCACCCAACTGTCCACCGGCACCCTCAAGATTCTCCTGCACCCGGCGGGCTGA
- a CDS encoding helix-turn-helix domain-containing protein gives MANDRFLTLADVADVLNISASQTYALVRSGDLQGIQIGGRNQWRVERSKLEDYIERAYRRTEEALVEAPQTLAESES, from the coding sequence ATGGCGAACGATCGGTTCCTGACGTTGGCCGACGTCGCCGACGTCCTGAACATCTCCGCGTCGCAGACCTATGCGCTGGTCCGCAGTGGCGACCTGCAGGGGATCCAGATCGGCGGCCGCAACCAGTGGCGGGTCGAACGCAGCAAGCTGGAGGACTACATCGAACGCGCCTACCGGCGGACCGAGGAAGCACTCGTCGAGGCGCCGCAGACGCTGGCCGAGAGCGAGAGCTGA
- a CDS encoding LysM peptidoglycan-binding domain-containing protein has protein sequence MRLPALLLAVGTATLLVPLPWRIAADLSAREVTSGRDLDSVLTALTLGGASIAVWLLLGWVLVIGVLTLVANAPGALGRVARSALARITPGFLRRSIAIGMSVGALTGVATSTAPTVAGTAVAGTAVATISIGGSAPAPGPLVPAGQLAGSITRVASAVATGADRVGDHATTAPAARVCLLLSADGQQDGVSWPTGETATSRTAGSAPAAPGTAARGTAARGTAAPGPTASGTAARGVPSPASAGEINLDWPVHRPSMTSRAPVDLDWPMPTTVVVHRGDTLWSIAARQLGPDATDAQIDSAWHRWYGANRGVIGDDPDVILPGQELNAPPAQTP, from the coding sequence ATGCGACTGCCTGCACTGCTGCTGGCCGTGGGCACCGCGACCCTGCTGGTCCCGCTGCCGTGGCGGATCGCCGCCGACCTGAGCGCCCGCGAGGTCACGTCGGGTCGTGATCTCGACAGCGTGCTGACCGCGCTGACGCTCGGAGGTGCCTCGATCGCGGTCTGGCTGCTGCTCGGCTGGGTGCTCGTGATCGGTGTTCTCACGCTCGTTGCCAACGCCCCCGGTGCTCTCGGCCGAGTGGCACGCAGTGCGCTGGCCCGGATCACGCCCGGATTCCTCCGTCGCAGCATCGCGATCGGCATGAGCGTGGGCGCACTCACCGGGGTGGCCACCAGCACGGCACCCACCGTCGCGGGCACAGCCGTCGCGGGCACCGCCGTCGCCACGATCAGCATCGGCGGCTCTGCACCAGCGCCGGGACCGCTGGTGCCCGCCGGTCAGCTCGCGGGCTCGATCACCCGGGTGGCGTCCGCGGTGGCGACGGGTGCAGATCGGGTGGGCGACCACGCGACCACCGCACCCGCCGCGCGGGTCTGCCTGCTGCTGTCCGCTGACGGGCAGCAGGACGGCGTCTCCTGGCCGACCGGGGAGACGGCGACATCGAGGACCGCTGGATCCGCGCCGGCGGCACCGGGAACGGCGGCACGGGGAACAGCGGCACGGGGAACGGCTGCGCCGGGACCGACGGCATCGGGGACAGCTGCACGAGGGGTGCCGTCCCCGGCGTCCGCCGGCGAGATCAACCTCGACTGGCCTGTGCACCGTCCGTCGATGACGTCGCGCGCTCCGGTGGACCTGGACTGGCCGATGCCGACGACGGTCGTCGTCCATCGTGGCGACACGCTGTGGTCGATCGCGGCTCGCCAGCTCGGCCCGGACGCCACCGACGCCCAGATCGACAGTGCCTGGCACCGCTGGTACGGGGCGAACCGCGGGGTGATCGGGGACGACCCCGACGTGATCCTGCCCGGCCAGGAACTCAACGCCCCACCCGCGCAGACGCCATGA
- a CDS encoding Rv3235 family protein has protein sequence MSTALAPATEATSISPVGPIPAGPRVRRTRRSQPGRPRLIAVPDAEPPFDDERRSVDRIRRAVPRRPVALADPDAHAPATAFRAAGTAAAPLIAADVPDLSYAPDFGVEQTPSSQLPPAAKVAVTLGRALIETLTGVRPIAQLRSHCTPPVFAGLQRHIPLTGRGLARVQSVHTSEPSDGVAEVCLVLRRGDRCRAIAFRMTGLDGRWRITALQVG, from the coding sequence ATGAGCACCGCACTCGCTCCGGCCACCGAGGCCACTTCCATCTCCCCCGTCGGCCCAATCCCGGCCGGCCCGCGGGTCCGCCGGACCCGTCGGTCCCAGCCGGGTCGGCCGCGGCTGATCGCCGTCCCCGATGCCGAGCCACCGTTCGACGACGAACGCCGCAGCGTCGATCGGATCCGCCGGGCTGTCCCCCGGCGCCCGGTGGCTCTGGCCGATCCGGATGCGCATGCGCCGGCGACCGCGTTCCGAGCGGCGGGGACTGCAGCCGCCCCGCTCATCGCTGCCGACGTCCCCGACCTGTCCTACGCGCCCGACTTCGGCGTGGAGCAGACCCCCAGCTCCCAGCTACCGCCAGCGGCGAAGGTTGCGGTGACGCTCGGGCGGGCGTTGATCGAGACGCTCACCGGGGTCCGCCCGATCGCCCAGCTACGTTCCCACTGCACGCCGCCGGTCTTCGCCGGACTGCAGCGACACATCCCGCTCACCGGGCGGGGCCTGGCGCGGGTGCAGTCGGTGCACACGAGTGAACCCTCCGACGGGGTCGCTGAAGTATGCCTGGTGCTCCGACGCGGTGATCGCTGCCGCGCCATCGCATTCCGGATGACCGGCCTGGACGGACGGTGGCGGATCACAGCACTGCAGGTCGGCTGA
- the secA gene encoding preprotein translocase subunit SecA, with product MVLSRLLRVGEAKTVKRLAAIAAHINSLEPDYEKLSDTELRELTDKYKQRLADGESLDDLLPEAFATVREAAKRTLGQRHYDVQLMGGAALHLGNVAEMKTGEGKTLVATMPLYLNALQGKGAHLVTVNDYLAKYQAEWMGRVFTFLGMETGIILAQQTPDVRREQYHADITYGTNNEFGFDYLRDNMAWSLNDLVQRGHHFAIVDEVDSILIDEARTPLIISGPADQSSKWYVEFARLTPRMAKDVDYEVDESKRTVGVTEAGVAKVEKAFGIENLYESVNTPLVGFLNNALKVKELYKKDRDYIVVSGEVLIVDEFTGRVLHGRRYNEGMHQAIEAKEGVEIKAENQTLATITLQNYFRLYEKLAGMTGTAQTEASELHQTYKLGVVPIPSNKPVVRLDQTDLIYRAEDAKFDAVVADITERHENGQPVLVGTASVAKSEKLSKLLLRAGVPHEVLNAKNHAREAQIIAQAGRAGAVTVATNMAGRGTDIILGGNPDFQADLDLRARDLNPLETPEEYEAGWPEALEEATKKSKTEADKVRKAGGLYVLGTERHEARRIDNQLRGRSGRQGDPGESRFYLSLGDELMQRVGGNAVDMMMMRLGVDDDMPIEHKFVSKAIKSAQTQVEQQNFEIRKNVLKYDEVMNLQRTVIYDERKRVLEGEDLHDQVRSMIDDVVKAYVSGATDTGFAEDWDLDTLWAALKTLYPVKTTSAEIAETGELTAERITELVTEDARRAYDEREETLTPEVTRELERRVVLSVLDRKWREHLYEMDYLKEGIGLRAMAQRDPLVEYQREGFDMFAAMLDSLKEESVGFLFNLQVQVVAEDGATTTTEGSGGQLPSQVPAVAADGTPEGGSTGKALPSAKRRRQRPIAALPTDEVAVAPAPSKPAEAPKALRAKGLAGDAPTSSALSFSGPGEDGEATQTGARPSGKASRTAQDTKEPARNAPCHCGSGKKYKQCHGRPGAV from the coding sequence GTGGTTCTGTCCCGATTGCTACGGGTCGGCGAGGCGAAGACGGTCAAGCGGTTGGCTGCCATCGCTGCGCACATCAACTCCCTGGAACCCGACTACGAGAAGCTCAGCGACACCGAGCTGCGGGAACTGACGGACAAGTACAAGCAACGGCTCGCTGACGGCGAGTCGCTGGACGACCTGCTGCCGGAGGCCTTCGCCACGGTCCGCGAGGCCGCCAAGCGCACCCTGGGTCAGCGGCACTACGACGTCCAGCTGATGGGCGGCGCCGCCCTGCACCTCGGCAACGTCGCGGAGATGAAGACCGGTGAGGGCAAGACCCTGGTGGCCACCATGCCGCTGTACCTCAATGCGTTGCAGGGCAAGGGCGCGCACCTGGTCACCGTCAACGACTACCTGGCCAAGTACCAGGCCGAGTGGATGGGCCGGGTGTTCACCTTCCTCGGCATGGAGACGGGAATCATCCTGGCGCAGCAGACGCCGGACGTCCGGCGCGAGCAGTACCACGCTGACATCACCTACGGCACCAACAACGAGTTCGGCTTCGACTACCTGCGCGACAACATGGCCTGGTCGCTGAACGACCTCGTGCAGCGCGGTCACCACTTCGCCATCGTCGACGAGGTCGATTCGATCCTCATCGACGAGGCCAGGACGCCGCTGATCATCTCCGGCCCGGCCGACCAGAGCTCCAAGTGGTACGTCGAGTTCGCCCGCCTCACGCCGCGGATGGCCAAGGACGTCGACTACGAGGTCGACGAGTCCAAGCGCACCGTCGGTGTCACCGAGGCCGGGGTCGCCAAGGTGGAGAAGGCCTTCGGGATCGAGAACCTCTACGAATCGGTCAACACCCCGCTGGTCGGCTTCCTCAACAATGCGCTCAAGGTCAAGGAGCTCTACAAGAAGGACCGCGACTACATCGTGGTCTCCGGCGAGGTGCTCATCGTCGACGAGTTCACCGGTCGCGTGCTGCACGGCCGCCGGTACAACGAGGGCATGCACCAGGCGATCGAGGCCAAGGAGGGTGTGGAGATCAAGGCGGAGAACCAGACGCTCGCCACGATCACCCTGCAGAACTACTTCCGGCTGTACGAGAAGCTCGCCGGCATGACGGGTACCGCGCAGACCGAGGCCTCCGAGCTGCACCAGACGTACAAGCTCGGAGTCGTCCCGATCCCGTCGAACAAGCCCGTCGTCCGGCTCGACCAGACCGATCTGATCTACCGGGCCGAGGACGCGAAGTTCGACGCGGTCGTCGCCGACATCACCGAGCGCCACGAGAACGGCCAGCCGGTGCTGGTCGGCACCGCGTCCGTCGCGAAGTCCGAGAAGCTCAGCAAGCTGCTGTTGCGCGCCGGCGTTCCGCACGAGGTGCTCAACGCGAAGAACCACGCCAGGGAGGCGCAGATCATCGCGCAGGCCGGGCGCGCCGGCGCCGTCACCGTCGCCACCAACATGGCCGGCCGAGGGACCGACATCATCCTGGGCGGAAACCCGGACTTCCAGGCCGACCTCGATCTGCGGGCCCGCGACCTCAACCCGCTGGAGACGCCGGAGGAGTACGAGGCCGGGTGGCCCGAGGCCCTGGAGGAGGCGACCAAGAAGTCGAAGACCGAGGCTGACAAGGTCCGCAAGGCCGGTGGCCTGTACGTGCTCGGAACCGAACGGCACGAGGCCCGGCGCATCGACAACCAGCTGCGCGGCCGGTCCGGCCGTCAGGGTGACCCAGGGGAGTCGCGCTTCTACCTCTCGCTCGGTGACGAGTTGATGCAGCGGGTGGGCGGCAACGCCGTCGACATGATGATGATGCGACTCGGTGTCGATGACGACATGCCGATCGAGCACAAGTTCGTCTCCAAGGCGATCAAGAGCGCGCAGACCCAGGTCGAACAGCAGAACTTCGAGATCCGCAAGAACGTCCTCAAGTACGACGAGGTGATGAACCTGCAGCGCACCGTCATCTACGACGAGCGCAAGCGGGTGCTCGAGGGTGAGGACCTGCACGATCAGGTCCGCAGCATGATCGATGACGTCGTCAAGGCCTACGTCTCCGGCGCGACCGACACCGGCTTCGCCGAGGACTGGGACCTCGACACCCTCTGGGCGGCGCTCAAGACGCTGTACCCGGTGAAGACGACATCTGCCGAGATCGCCGAGACCGGTGAGCTGACGGCCGAGCGGATCACCGAGCTGGTGACCGAGGACGCGCGACGCGCCTACGACGAACGTGAGGAGACCCTGACCCCCGAAGTCACCCGCGAGCTGGAGCGCCGCGTCGTGCTGTCGGTCCTGGACCGGAAGTGGCGCGAGCACCTCTACGAGATGGACTACCTCAAGGAGGGCATCGGGCTGCGCGCGATGGCCCAGCGCGATCCGTTGGTGGAGTACCAGCGCGAGGGCTTCGACATGTTCGCCGCCATGCTCGACTCGCTCAAGGAGGAGTCGGTCGGCTTCCTGTTCAACCTGCAGGTGCAGGTGGTCGCCGAGGACGGCGCCACCACCACCACCGAGGGTTCCGGTGGTCAGCTCCCGTCCCAGGTGCCAGCGGTCGCCGCCGACGGCACCCCGGAGGGCGGCAGCACCGGCAAGGCCCTGCCGTCTGCCAAACGCCGCCGGCAGCGCCCGATCGCGGCCCTGCCGACCGATGAGGTCGCGGTAGCTCCGGCCCCGTCGAAGCCCGCGGAAGCTCCGAAGGCGTTGCGCGCCAAGGGACTCGCCGGCGATGCGCCGACGTCGTCGGCACTGAGTTTCTCCGGCCCCGGTGAGGACGGCGAAGCAACTCAGACCGGCGCCAGGCCGTCCGGCAAGGCGTCGCGCACCGCGCAGGACACCAAGGAGCCGGCACGCAATGCGCCGTGCCACTGCGGATCCGGCAAGAAGTACAAGCAGTGCCACGGCCGCCCCGGCGCCGTCTGA
- the raiA gene encoding ribosome-associated translation inhibitor RaiA, whose amino-acid sequence MEIVVKGRNVEVPEHFRTHVAEKLSKTERYDAKIIRVDVELSHETNPRLAKTAQKVQITLGSKGPAVRAEACADSFYSALDAASHKLESQLRKAADRRRSRERTPASAVAATPDELLPSDPATENAESVEEGHVPGRIVRVKDHPGLPITVDQALYQMELVGHDFYLFKDAETGLSSVVYRRVGFDYGLLRLADDAAAEVADVAAS is encoded by the coding sequence GTGGAGATCGTCGTCAAAGGCCGCAACGTGGAGGTTCCGGAGCATTTCCGGACCCATGTGGCCGAGAAGCTGAGCAAGACGGAACGGTACGACGCGAAGATCATCCGGGTCGATGTCGAGCTGTCGCACGAAACGAATCCCCGCCTGGCCAAGACCGCGCAGAAGGTGCAGATCACTCTCGGGTCCAAAGGCCCCGCCGTCCGGGCCGAAGCCTGCGCCGACAGCTTCTACTCCGCGCTGGACGCGGCCTCGCACAAGCTGGAGAGCCAGCTGCGCAAGGCAGCCGACCGGCGCCGCAGTCGCGAGCGCACCCCGGCGTCCGCGGTGGCGGCAACGCCGGACGAGCTCCTGCCGTCGGATCCCGCGACGGAGAACGCCGAGAGCGTGGAGGAAGGACACGTCCCGGGCAGGATCGTGCGGGTCAAGGACCACCCGGGCCTCCCGATCACCGTCGACCAGGCTCTCTACCAGATGGAGCTCGTCGGTCACGACTTCTATCTCTTCAAGGACGCCGAGACCGGGCTCAGTTCGGTCGTGTACCGACGGGTGGGTTTCGACTACGGCCTGCTCCGCCTGGCGGACGACGCTGCAGCCGAGGTGGCCGACGTCGCAGCGTCGTAA
- a CDS encoding MFS transporter has translation MVDTPITLRAPRPTDSDRARARKAVVASSIGNALEWFDIIVYSSFATVIARVFFPGLSGFAGLMMSFLLFAVTYLIRPVGAAVIGNYADRVGRKKALSLTIIAMMIGTLLMAVAPSAAAIGPVAAGLWLLVSRLIQGFSAGGEFGTATTFLVESAPDRKGFYGSWQVATQGAAMFLASLFGLVIFTQLTPAQIDSWGWRVPFFFGVLIGPVGWYIRRKMDETAEFTDAEKVKSPLGSALTTHLTRVLASAGIVGLASISVYLILYMPTYSVKSLGLPSYAGYLGGIIAGLVTLCGTPFVGKLADRVGAGRVMTIAAAAAAVFAWPLFKILNTWPSVGTLTVVQIGFGILMALYFGPLPALYADLFPTAVRTTGMAVGYNIGVLLFGGFAGLIFTALIEWTGSNMSLIYYFIAVALLSLVAVVVARRSFGLR, from the coding sequence ATGGTCGACACACCCATCACCCTCCGCGCTCCCCGGCCGACCGACTCCGACCGGGCGCGCGCCCGCAAGGCCGTCGTCGCGTCGTCGATCGGCAACGCCCTCGAGTGGTTCGACATCATCGTCTACTCGAGCTTCGCGACCGTGATCGCGAGGGTGTTCTTCCCCGGGCTGTCCGGGTTCGCCGGCCTGATGATGTCGTTCCTGTTGTTCGCGGTGACCTACCTGATCCGGCCGGTGGGCGCCGCCGTGATCGGGAACTACGCCGACCGCGTCGGACGCAAGAAGGCGCTCTCGCTCACCATCATCGCGATGATGATCGGCACCCTGCTGATGGCGGTGGCGCCGTCCGCGGCCGCCATCGGTCCGGTCGCCGCCGGGCTGTGGCTGCTCGTGTCGCGGTTGATCCAGGGCTTCTCCGCGGGCGGGGAGTTCGGCACCGCCACCACCTTCCTGGTGGAGAGCGCCCCGGACCGCAAGGGCTTCTACGGAAGCTGGCAGGTGGCCACCCAGGGTGCGGCGATGTTCCTGGCGTCGCTGTTCGGGCTGGTCATCTTCACCCAACTGACCCCGGCCCAGATCGACTCATGGGGGTGGCGGGTGCCGTTCTTCTTCGGCGTGCTGATCGGCCCCGTCGGCTGGTACATCCGCCGCAAGATGGACGAGACCGCGGAGTTCACCGATGCGGAGAAGGTGAAGTCGCCGCTCGGCTCCGCGCTGACCACCCACCTGACGAGGGTGCTCGCCTCCGCCGGCATCGTCGGACTGGCCTCCATCTCCGTCTACCTGATCCTGTACATGCCCACCTACAGCGTGAAGAGCCTGGGGCTGCCCTCCTATGCGGGGTATCTCGGGGGCATCATCGCCGGTCTGGTGACCCTCTGCGGTACCCCGTTCGTCGGCAAGCTCGCCGACCGGGTGGGTGCCGGTCGGGTGATGACGATTGCTGCGGCCGCTGCCGCAGTGTTCGCCTGGCCGCTGTTCAAGATCCTCAACACCTGGCCGTCCGTCGGCACCCTCACGGTGGTGCAGATCGGCTTCGGCATCCTGATGGCGCTGTACTTCGGCCCCCTGCCGGCGCTGTACGCAGACCTGTTCCCGACCGCGGTGCGCACCACCGGGATGGCCGTCGGCTACAACATCGGCGTGCTGCTGTTCGGCGGTTTCGCCGGGTTGATCTTCACCGCGCTGATCGAGTGGACCGGCTCGAACATGTCGCTGATCTACTACTTCATCGCTGTGGCGCTGCTGTCGCTGGTCGCCGTGGTCGTCGCGCGCAGATCGTTCGGATTGCGCTGA
- a CDS encoding VOC family protein, which translates to MACRIGELVLGCRDAEVMAQFWCEVLDFVVLGREDDGSVEIGSGAGSAGGQPTIFLSTREEPEPGKSRLHIDVNATDRDQDAELTRLLALGARPADIGQTGRESWHVLLDPEGNEFCLLRSRLDPL; encoded by the coding sequence ATGGCCTGTCGGATCGGCGAGCTGGTCCTCGGCTGTCGCGATGCCGAGGTCATGGCGCAGTTCTGGTGCGAGGTGCTGGACTTCGTGGTGCTGGGTCGTGAGGACGACGGCTCCGTGGAGATCGGCTCTGGTGCGGGATCCGCCGGGGGGCAACCGACGATCTTCCTCAGCACCCGAGAAGAGCCCGAGCCGGGGAAGTCCCGGCTGCACATCGACGTCAACGCCACCGACCGCGACCAGGACGCCGAGCTCACCCGGCTGCTCGCGCTGGGCGCCCGTCCCGCGGACATCGGTCAGACCGGTCGGGAGTCCTGGCACGTGCTCCTGGACCCGGAGGGCAACGAGTTCTGCCTGCTGCGCTCTCGCCTGGATCCGCTCTGA
- a CDS encoding ComF family protein, whose product MLGGRPREPVLTEAAVEALAEAGPLPSVRALCRYTAGVRAAVIAGKERGRRDLPPMLGTALGDGLLRLHGVGLVPDRVTLVPAPTKPSAARRRGGDPVHRMARAAAASLAGAGLTAAVAPVLSTARSAADQAGLDASARAGNLAGRVRFRGRLPEEPGQIVLLDDVLTTGATMVAACAALSRHGAEVGLVLTVASVPKFRSVR is encoded by the coding sequence GTGCTGGGCGGGCGCCCCAGGGAGCCGGTGCTGACGGAGGCGGCGGTGGAGGCACTGGCCGAGGCGGGGCCGCTGCCGTCGGTCCGGGCCCTGTGCCGGTACACGGCAGGAGTGCGGGCCGCGGTGATCGCCGGCAAGGAGCGCGGGCGCCGCGACCTGCCGCCCATGCTCGGCACGGCCCTCGGGGACGGCCTGCTCCGACTGCACGGGGTCGGCCTGGTGCCGGACCGGGTGACGCTGGTCCCGGCGCCGACGAAGCCATCCGCCGCGAGACGCCGGGGCGGCGATCCGGTGCACCGGATGGCGCGGGCGGCTGCCGCGTCGCTGGCCGGGGCGGGCCTCACCGCGGCGGTCGCTCCCGTGCTGTCCACCGCGCGGTCGGCGGCGGACCAGGCCGGGCTCGACGCGTCGGCGCGTGCCGGCAATTTGGCCGGGCGGGTCCGCTTCCGCGGTCGACTTCCCGAGGAGCCTGGGCAGATCGTCCTGCTCGACGACGTGTTGACCACCGGTGCCACCATGGTGGCCGCCTGCGCCGCGCTGTCCCGGCACGGCGCCGAGGTAGGGCTGGTGCTGACCGTCGCCAGCGTGCCGAAGTTCCGATCAGTACGGTGA